In Hirundo rustica isolate bHirRus1 unplaced genomic scaffold, bHirRus1.pri.v3 scaffold_98_arrow_ctg1, whole genome shotgun sequence, the genomic stretch ACTGGGACAAATTGGGAGACACTGGGAGAGGGTTTGTGGGTACTAGGAAGAGTGGGAAGGGAGTAAAAGTTACTGGGCATTACTGGTGCGGGTTTGGGGTCACTGTAAGGGGGTTTAGGAGTACTGAGAGTTACTAGTTTGGAGCTTCTAGTTACTGGGAGGACGTTTAGAGTTACTGGTTTGGGGTTACTGGGACTTTATGGTTTGGGCATTACTGGATGGGTGTTCTGGGTACTGGGGAGCACGAGGAAGGCCTGTCCTactcacctcctcctccaggaCCACAGGCAGGCTGGGGCAGTCCACCTCCTGGGGCTTCCcatccagcacagcctccaggCTGATCATCTTCTTCTTTGCTGGTGTTTTCTTGGTACGtttgtccccagctctgccttcctcctgctgctgtgcttgctTCCCTGCTCTTGGGGCTAccagcttctcctgctcttccaCAAGCTCCTCCTTGGCCAGTCTCTCCATATCCTCCAAGGTCTGCACACggtgcagctgctctgagagcaggagctgctcctgggcctGAGGCGgcggctccagccctgcactcaccagctcctcagcacaggctggagggaCTGGGCTGTCTCGCAGCTCCTCAGCGCAGGCTGGGGGGACTGGGCTGTCTCGCAGCTCCTCAGCGCAGGCTGGGGGGACTGGGCtgtctcccagctcctcagtgcAGGCTGGGGGGACTGGGCTGTCCCTAGGCTGCTCAGCACTGGCCTCAGTCTCAGCGGCACCTACAGGTTGCTGTTTTTTACCTGTTGAGGGTAGAAATGGTCACTTCACAGGGCAGAGAGTAAGGACAGCTGTGTGAAACCAGCCAAAAACTATCCCCAGATCCCCCTTCCTTTGGCCAGCCCCACAGCACTCCCAGCCTACCCAGCACGGGGCCTCAAGCTCCTCACCATGCCCCTCCGGGCTCCCTGTCCGCTCCCGTCGCTTCTGCTTGAAGTCTTGCAGCAGAGCTTCTTCCTCTGATAATTCCTCCCCCTCTTCCATCTCGTCCTTGCTCTCCACAGTAGCAAGCACTGTGTCATCTCTTGGACCCTCCTGTGCCTCAGGTTCCAGGGCCGGGCCACTGGGCTTGCCCAGCATCCAGGGATTAGCCCCACTGGCCCCAGTGGGCACAGGCAAGGCTGTAGTGTCCTTCTCAGGCACCTCACACAGCTCCTCCTCGGGCGGTTCCACCCGCACCTTCTGCATCAGCTCCTTGTTCCtggccagctgctcctgcatggCCTTGCGGGCCTGGAGGGTACCAAGAGACTCTAACACAGGGCAGAGACAACATTCCCaaccctcccctcccctcctcagccttccctgctTCCCCAGGCAGCGCTGAGGACCCTGTCATGGCATTCCAACGTATAAATGGGCTTATAAGAGATAGAGACTTTATATCGTGGCTTGGAGGGATAAGACAAGGGGGGATGGCTGCACTCTGACAGaaggcagggatagatgggatattgggaagaaattctttccttgaGGGTGGGGAAGCTCTGGCagagattgcccagagaagctgtgactgctccatccccagaaaagctcaaggccaggttgacTGGGGCTTagagcaacttggtctagtggaaagtgtccctgctcatggcaggggggtggatgagctttaaggtcccttcccaccaaaCCCTCCTGTGGCTCCATCTCACCTCGAGGTCATACTTAGCCATAATGGCCCTGGATNNNNNNNNNNNNNNNNNNNNNNNNNNNNNNNNNNNNNNNNNNNNNNNNNNNNNNNNNNNNNNNNNNNNNNNNNNNNNNNNNNNNNNNNNNNNNNNNNNNNNNNNNNNNNNNNNNNNNNNNNNNNNNNNNNNNNNNNNNNNNNNNNNNNNNNNNNNNNNNNNNNNNNNNNNNNNNNNNNNNNNNNNNNNNNNNNNNNNNNNNNNNNNNNNNNNNNNNNNNNNNNNNNNNNNNNNNNNNNNNNNNNNNNNNNNNNNNNNNNNNNNNNNNNNNNNNNNNNNNNNNNNNNNNNNNNNNNNNNNNNNNNNNNNNNNNNNNNNNNNNNNNNNNNNNNNNNNNNNNNNNNNNNNNNNNNNNNNNNNNNNNNNNNNNNNNNNNNNNNNNNNNNNNNNNNNNNNNNNNNNNNNNNNNNNNNNNNNNNNNNNNNNNNNNNNNNNNNNNNNNNNNNNNNNNNNNNNNNNNNNNNNNNNNNNNNNNNNNNNNNNNNNNNNNNNNNNNNNNNNatctatatctatatatctataaatCTTTCTGTATCAATATCTATATATCTGTATCTccatataaaataataataatgtgaaACAATGCTGACAATACTGATTTGATAACTTTGGCTGCTCAAGGAGGTTACACTAAATATCCTACAGAAAAGCATTGGCCAGACCCAATTGTCCGTGGTAAATTTTGTGAAATTGTATACaatgaaaaaaggaggaagggaagaaattgGCTATTTTTAGAGGGTTTGCTGATAGTGTGATGCAGAATGCTTTGTCTGTTACAGTGAAAAACACAGTGATTAAGTCATGCTGGGTTTTTCATATCCCAGACAATCCCCAAGCTGCAGGAGTGGTTGAATGGATGAAGGGGTTGTTAAAAGAGCAGTTGAAATAACGAGGAGTTGGGGACCTGTCCCAGCCTGTTTGAAGTCCAACAGTCAGGAATCACCTTGACAGAAAGAGCAGTAGAAGAGTGGCAGAAAGAAGACAATTCTTCTTGGTGGGATTGGCCTCATGGCCACAAAATTGGAGGCTGCTGTGAAAAGTATTTGTGGCAGTGATTGTAATCATTGCAGTGTGAGCACTTGGTGTGTTATGATTGCATGTTCAAGTTGTTGGGACACTTTGTGCTGGGAAATGGAGTGCTGAGACTGTCTGAAAAGAGACATggtcccaagaaaaaaagggggatttGATAAATAACAGAATAGCAACTAATTAGGCATGTTTTAGAAGGAATGTGAATTACAGCCCTGAGTAATGAGCTTCAGCAGCACTTAAATTGAAGACAAGATATTGAAATTGAAGAGGTGATGCCTTTATGCCCAATACTTCAGTCTAAGACTCTGGTTTGAAAGGATTGGTTTGAAGGTTGTAGTTCATCTGTAGGTCAAAGGACCCATTGAAAAACTGAGGCCTGTACACCAGGTCCTGAGTGAAGCCTGAACAACAGGCCCTGAGGCAAAGCTGACCTCTGGATAAAGCTTCCAAGCAAAGGTTATCTTTGTGTCTGCTCATTACTGAAGCACTGTTACCAATATGATCTCTGTATCAGTTCAGTGGTGAAATGTGGATTGACCTTTCTGTGTTGAAGAATCAGACAAGGCCCCATCTGGCCTTGTTTGGGGCTGTAGGATCAAAGTCAACTGCCTTGGTTCCTCcctgagccctggccaggctttgggagaaACCCAACAGAAGAATGAAACCAGATGTTCCCACACTAGAAGTGATGTCAGCTTGTTTGCTTGACAATGTAGAAGCTGGGCCCTGTCGCAGTGAGGCTGGAAGCCTTGTTTCCTGCAAAGGTggatgcagctgcaggaattcccagtgtctGGGAGTGGCTCTGCAGTCCTTGGCTTCTCCCAGCTGATGTGTGGCTCAAGATGATGGTAAAGTCTGAGGGGAACTGCTGATGGATCTTTCTAAATGCCTACAGGCAGTCTTTGGTAGTAATGACTGGATGCATGGCTGAGCTCCTTTTGTAATTCTTTGCTAATGATGATGTGCTTTGCTGAGCTCATCCTTTTGTAATTCTTTGCAGCTTTGCATGATATAAATTCCACAATTCCTTAAGTTGGTGTCTGTGTCTTTGGTGCTGACCCTGGCCACTGGTGAAACAGGGCCCCATCCTGCCTAAGTGTTACCTGGGAAGACAAAAACCCTCACTCCAAATGTcaccctttcctccttcctctccccacttTATTCACTGAGCATGACGTCCCAGATGTGGTCTGGGATATCCCTGgggtcagttggggtcacctgtcctggctgtgtcccctcccaagctcccccacacccccagcccctccccagcgTGGCGGGACGAGGGGCAGGAAAGGCCttggctggaggagctgagcaaGACCAAAAGCATCTGTGtgtgctcagccctgtgctcagcacccgAGCCCAGCAGTGTCCCAGTGCCAGTGTCCGTGGCATTTGTCCCTACAAGGGGTTTCCATGGCAATGGCCATGCCAGGTGACCCAGGTGTCCCACCCCAGTGACGGCTGCCATggaagcagtgcccagccctgcccctttctgtctggctgagctggcctTTGGCCCTGGCAGTGGCGTTTGCTGCTGGTTCCGCAGTGCCTGAGCAGCCAGCGCGGCACAGGGCCGGTGGCCATGGCACAAGCCCCCAGCAAGGGAtcccctctggctctgggcagtgacaccagccctgagcaaggggctgctgcagtgggctcagtgcagtgtccatggccacagccccttgccatggcccagggcagggtgggatgAGGATCCACCCTcagctggcccagggcagggctgcagggcccttccccacagcctgtgtgcacacAAGCACTTGCAGGgctctctgcatttcccttcccctcactcTTGGCTCACTCACTCACCTCCCAACAACCCACTTGGTGCTTTGAGCTGCAAGGAGTCCAAAGCATGTCTGTCCTTCTGGAGTTGGTCTAATTCTGCCTTCAGCCAACTCTGGATTTGTGTTTCTTGCAGCACTTCCTGTGTGTCTAAATCATTCCTTGCATGCTTCTGCTCTGGGGAAGGGGAACCTCCTTGGAGGCAGCTTGGGCTTGGCACACCCTTGAGGAGTGCATCTGTTTTCAATGGGGAAACTCGGGAGTGTCTCCAAGCATtaatgggtcccactgaggTCCATCTCCAACCAGGCCCCTCATGGAGTTCTTGGAGGAGAGAATTGGAGGCCAGGATTGCGCAAACCTGTTAGAGACTCAGTTTGGAAAGGAGAATGGAAAGTACCTTATTAAAAAACCAGGAGTACCTTGAAGCATTGctgagccccactgagtgttgTTACTGACAAAGGATCTCAAGGGGCTCATTACAGCAGATCATTGCaggccatgattgcacaaacctctcagagactccAAGGCAGAAGCAAAACCCCAAGACCTTTGAAAAGCCTTTGAAGTGCCTTGGAAGCCCCACCAGGGCCATTCCTGAgcaaggctccccagggactggTTCCAGCAGATCCCTGAGGCCAGGAGTGCAGGGAGGCAAAGgctctgtgcaggcagctgaGATGCTGAGCaaagcctggcctggctggaggcagcagaagggccaaggcctgagccccagccccagggaaggcagatcctgtccctcagctgagccttgctcagggctctgccagggcccCTGGCATGTgtggggatgctgagggcaggacaagggggtgacagtgcccagccttgctggggctgtgccaggaggccccagggcctgaggacaaggtgtctcctcccagcccttggtggcacagacactgctgtgccccaggacaccaggacttggcttctcctgggcactgccagccttgCCAGGGCCCTTGGCCATGTCCAGCACAGCTTGTCCTGCACTGTCCCACAGAATGGGGATGCTGGCCCATGGCCTGAGCCTGCCCCACAGCCCACCTCAGAAATGAACCTCCTAGATTGGGTGGGGGTTCTGGTTAGGAGATGGGCCAGATGTTGAAGGAGCACATTTCCCCAGTGGTGGCCTCATTAgactcagccccagctgctgggaaaccttccccctgccctgaaAAGGGAGactctgatggtgcagcagtggGACCCACAGATGTTACAACcatccaggttccagctgaaccacaggggcatcacagccagcagcagctggaa encodes the following:
- the LOC120748225 gene encoding LOW QUALITY PROTEIN: U3 small nucleolar RNA-associated protein 14 homolog C-like (The sequence of the model RefSeq protein was modified relative to this genomic sequence to represent the inferred CDS: substituted 1 base at 1 genomic stop codon), which encodes MGEPVIHECLEAIEATYSSCPDLKDTLLENTETWSTDGSSYVISGRHAGAIMAKYDLEARKAMQEQLARNKELMQKVRVEPPEEELCEVPEKDTTALPVPTGASGANPWMLGKPSGPALEPEAQEGPRDDTVLATVESKDEMEEGEELSEEEALLQDFKQKRRERTGSPEGHGEELEAPCWVGWECCGAGQRKGDLGIVFGWFHTAVLTLCPVKXPFLPSTGKKQQPVGAAETEASAEQPRDSPVPPACTEELGDSPVPPACAEELRDSPVPPACAEELRDSPVPPACAEELVSAGLEPPPQAQEQLLLSEQLHRVQTLEDMERLAKEELVEEQEKLVAPRAGKQAQQQEEGRAGDKRTKKTPAKKKMISLEAVLDGKPQEVDCPSLPVVLEEEEGGIEQRGMITEAFAGDDVVADFRREKRKAEEAAKPQPVNLVLPGWGEWGGTGLKPSARKIKRFLIKPPPAPPRKDQHLPHVIMSEKRNIHAAAHQVSELPFPFERHQQFEQSMRTPVGPTWNTQRAFQKLTAPRVITRIGHIIQPISAEDVPDTAPGSGARLGGEAVPGEKTVPRRKAVPGGKAVPRRKAVPEGKAMPREKAVPGGKAVPRRKAVPEGKAMPREKAVPGRKAVQPRHRRAQ